The following coding sequences are from one Syngnathus acus chromosome 12, fSynAcu1.2, whole genome shotgun sequence window:
- the trim23 gene encoding E3 ubiquitin-protein ligase TRIM23 isoform X1 — protein MAASAAGINKQGSLTSIEPCVRHGRAANGGTVKVLECGVCEDVFSLQGDKVPRLLLCGHTVCHDCLTRLPLHGRAVRCPFDRQVTELGDSGVWGLKKNFALLELLERLQNGATNQSGMAEDALKGMSEQCVIRCDEDESHTATMYCTVCATHLCAECSQLTHSTRTLAKHRRVPLADKPHEKTLCPQHQVHAIEFVCLEEACQPGPLMCCVCKEYGKHQGHKHVLLETEANQIRASILDMAHCIRTFTEEVSEYSRKLLGIVQQIEGGEQIVEDGIGMAHTEHVPGTAESARSCVRAYFADLHETLCRQEEMALSVVDAHVRERLIWLRQQQEDMTILLSQVSTACLHCEKTLQQDDCRVVLAKQEINCLLETLQKQQHQFTELADHIQLDAGIPVTFTKDNRVHIGPKMEIRVVTLGLDGAGKTTILFKLKQDEFMQPIPTIGFNVETVEYKNLKFTIWDVGGKHKLRPLWKHYYLNTQAVVFVIDSCHRDRLMEAHSELAKLLTEKELRDALLLIFANKQDVPGVVSVEEMTELLSLHKLCCGRSWHIQGCDARSGMGLHEGLDWLSRQLVAAGVLDVA, from the exons ATGGCCGCCTCAGCTGCAGGAATAAACAAGCAGGGCTCCCTGACCAGCATAGAACCGTGCGTTCGACACGGCCGGGCGGCCAATGGAGGCACCGTCAAG GTGCTGGAGTGCGGCGTGTGTGAGGACGTCTTCTCGCTCCAAGGCGACAAGGTGCCCCGCCTGCTGCTGTGCGGGCACACCGTTTGCCACGACTGCCTCACCCGGCTGCCCCTGCACGGCCGGGCGGTCCGCTGCCCCTTTGACCGGCAGGTGACGGAACTGG GTGACTCTGGCGTGTGGGGCCTGAAGAAGAACTTTGCTCTTCTGGAGCTTCTGGAGCGATTGCAGAACGGTGCCACCAACCAGTCGGGAATGGCGGAGGACGCTCTGAAGGGAATGAGCGAG CAGTGCGTGATCCGCTGCGACGAGGACGAGAGCCACACGGCCACCATGTACTGCACGGTGTGCGCCACCCACCTGTGCGCCGAGTGCTCGCAGCTCACCCACTCCACCCGCACGCTGGCTAAGCACCGGCGCGTGCCGCTGGCCGACAAGCCGCACGAGAAGACGCTGTGCCCGCAGCATCAGGTGCACGCCATCGAGTTCGTGTGCCTGGAGGAGGCCTGCCAGCCGGGTCCGCTCATGTGCTGCGTGTGCAAGGAGTACGGCAAACACCAAGGACACAAG CACGTCCTCCTGGAGACGGAGGCGAACCAGATCCGGGCGTCCATCCTGGACATGGCGCACTGCATCCGCACCTTCACGGAGGAAGTGTCAGAGTACTCCAGGAAGCTGTTAGGCATCGTGCAGCAGATCGAGGGCGGCGAGCAGATCGTGGAGGACGGCATCGGCATGGCGCACACGGAACAC GTGCCCGGCACGGCGGAGAGCGCCCGCTCCTGCGTGCGCGCCTACTTCGCCGACCTCCACGAGACGCTGTGTCGTCAGGAGGAGATGGCGCTGAGCGTGGTGGACGCCCACGTCCGCGAGAGGTTGATCTGGCTCAGGCAGCAACAGGAGGACATGACCATCCTGCTGTCCCAGGTGTCCACCGCCTGCCTGCACTGCGAGAAGACTCTTCAGCAG GACGACTGCAGAGTTGTGCTGGCCAAGCAGGAGATCAACTGTCTGCTGGAAACCCTTcagaagcagcagcatcagTTCACAGAGTTGGCCGACCACATCCAGCTGGACGCCGGCATCCCGGTCACCTTCACCAAGGACAACCGCGTCCACATCGGTCCCAAGATGGAGATCCGAGTGGTGACTCTGGGGCTGGACGGTGCTGGCAAAACCACCATCCTCTTCAAGCTCAAGCAGGACGAGTTCATGCAACCCATTCCCACCATCG GTTTCAATGTGGAGACGGTGGAATATAAgaatttgaaattcaccatCTGGGACGTTGGAGGAAAACATAAGCTGAGGCCATTGTGGAAACACTATTATCTCAACACTCAAG CGGTGGTGTttgtgattgacagctgtCATCGGGACCGACTGATGGAGGCGCACAGCGAGCTGGCCAAGCTGCTGACCGAGAAGGAGCTGAGAGATGCCCTGCTTCTCATCTTTGCCAACAAGCAG GACGTTCCCGGCGTCGTTTCCGTAGAGGAGATGACAGAACTGCTGAGCTTGCACAAGCTGTGCTGCGGCAGGAGCTGGCACATCCAGGGCTGTGACGCCCGTAGCGGGATGGGCCTCCACGAGGGTCTGGATTGGCTATCCAGGCAATTGGTGGCCGCCGGCGTCCTGGACGTGGCCTAG
- the cwc27 gene encoding spliceosome-associated protein CWC27 homolog: MSNIYIQEPPTNGKVLLKTSAGDIDIELWSKEAPKACRNFVQLCMEGYYDGTIFHRVVPEFIIQGGDPTGTGTGGESIYGGTFKDEFHTRLRFNRRGLVAMANAGTHDNGSQFFFTLARADELNNKHTIFAKVTGDTVYNMLRLADVACDNNERPLNPHKIRTAEVLHCPFDDLEPRETKKSKKEKEKEEGKKSQSKATKNFSLLSFGEEAEEDEEVVNQVSQSMKGKSKSSHDLLKDDPRLSSVPAVDKKEKTSGDEAEEDDEREKMSELVRAKLTKEKSAGKAGESQDEYERGKKSSRSEELRKEVRQLKKELRAMKQKDDDPKPAMDEVEEESKEPTSEAVAEYLEERKKYEERRKEKRRKGSGREQQTMELLNRFKDKLSTAISEAPEEEEDEEELAEDDDKGWLGHVLHFDEQSRKVKDATMQDEDTFEIYDPRNPVNKRRREESKKIMKEKKAKR, from the exons ATGAGCAATATATACATTCAAGAACCACCCACGAACGGAAAG GTCTTGTTAAAGACCTCCGCGGGTGATATCGACATCGAGCTGTGGTCCAAAGAAGCTCCTAAAGCATGTCGGAACTTTGTCCAGTTGTGTATGGAAG GTTATTACGACGGGACAATATTCCACAGGGTGGTACCTGAGTTCATTATTCAGGGTGGAGATCCAACAGGGACGGGGACAGGAGGAGAGTCCATCTATGGGGGGACATTTAAG GATGAGTTTCACACCAGACTGCGCTTCAATCGAAGAGGTTTGGTTGCCATGGCCAACGCCGGGACGCACGACAACGGGAGCCAGTTCTTCTTCACGTTGGCACGTGCCGACGAGctcaacaacaaacacaccatTTTTGCCAAA GTGACCGGAGACACGGTCTATAACATGCTAAGGTTAGCGGACGTGGCATGCGATAACAACGAGAGACCTTTGAATCCCCACAAAATAAGAACTGCTGAG GTGCTGCACTGTCCTTTCGATGACCTTGAGCCACGTGAAACCAAAAAAtcaaagaaggaaaaagaaaaagaggaaggaaagaaatcACAGTCAAAAGCCACAAA GAACTTCAGTCTGCTGTCGTTCGGCGAGGAGGCCGAAGAAGACGAGGAGGTGGTCAATCAAGTCAGCCAG AGCATGAAAGGAAAGAGCAAAAGCAGCCACGACCTTCTGAAGGATGACCCCAGACTGAGCTCCGTTCCAGCTGTCGATAA aaaagagaagacatCTGGCGATGAAGCAGAG GAGGACGATGAGCGCGAGAAAATGAGCGAGCTGGTTCGAGCCAAacttacaaaagaaaaaagcgcgGGAAAAGCCGGCGAGTCCCAAGATGAATACGAGCGCGGGAAGAAAAGCAGCCGCAG CGAAGAGTTGCGCAAGGAAGTTCGTCAGTTGAAGAAGGAGCTCAGGGCAATGAAGCAAAAAGACGACGACCCCAAGCCGGCCATGGATGAAGTCGAGGAGG AAAGCAAAGAGCCGACCAGCGAGGCTGTGGCCGAGTACCTGGAGGAAAGGAAGAAGTACGAGGAGCGGAGGAAAGAGAAACGCAGGAAAGGCTCGGGGAGAGAGCAACAG ACAATGGAGCTCCTCAACCGTTTCAAGGACAAGCTATCGACGGCCATAAGCGAAGCCccggaggaagaagaggatgaggaagagCTAGCCGAGGATGACGACAAAGGATG GCTTGGCCATGTGCTGCACTTTGACGAGCAGTCCAGGAAGGTCAAAGACGCAACCATGCAGGACGAGGACACCTTTGAAATCTACGACCCACGGAACCCCGTCAACAAGCGGCGACGGGAGGAGAGCAAAAAGATCATGAAGGAGAAGAAAGCTAAGCGTTGA
- the ppwd1 gene encoding peptidylprolyl isomerase domain and WD repeat-containing protein 1, producing MAAAENGADLKRKADQTQDEDGENEEWVGPMPSEATTTKKRKVLEYERVYLDNLPSAVMYEKSYMHRDVITHIVCSKTDFIITASQDGHVKFWKKKETEGIEFVKHFRSHLGVIESISVSVDGALLCSVGEDQAMKVFDVVNFDMINMLRLGFHPGQSEWIYNPGDAISTVACSEKSTGKIFVYDGRGSGEPLHMFDKMHSSPLSQIRLNAKFRVVVSADKAGMVEYWTGLRSEFKFPKHVQWQYKTDTDLYDFAKHKTYPTSLVFSPDGKKMATMASDRKVRIFRFLTGKLMRVFDESLTMFTELQQMRQQLPDMEFGRRMAVERELEKVDGIRLTNIIFDETGHFVLYGTMLGIKVINVETNRCVRILGKQENIRVVQLSLFQGVAKAMQVAPTVEMKASDNPALQNVEPDPTVFCTAFKKNRFYMFSKREPEDTKSADSDRDIFNEKPSKEEVMAATQAEGPKRVSDSAIIHSTMGDIHIKLFPVECPKTVENFCVHSRNGYYNGHIFHRVIKGFMIQTGDPTGTGMGGESIWGNEFEDEFHATLRHDRPYTLSMANAGPASNGSQFFITVVPTPWLDNKHTVFGRCIKGMEAVQRISNSKAHPKTDKPYEDISIINITIK from the exons ATGGCGGCAGCTGAAAACGGTGCGGATTTGAAGCGAAAAGCCGATCAAACTCAGGATGAAGACGGAGAAAATGAGGAATGGGTCGGCCCCATGCCGAGCGAGGCTACCACGACCAAGAAGAGGAAAG TTCTGGAATATGAACGCGTCTACCTGGACAACCTGCCTTCAGCTGTCATGTACGAAAAGAGCTACATGCACAGAGATGTCATCACCCACATTGTGTGCTCCAA GACAGACTTTATCATCACGGCCAGTCAGGACGGTCATGTCAAGTTCTGGAAGAAAAAGGAGACAGAGGGAATCGAGTTTGTCAAACACTTTCGGAGTCATCTTG GTGTGATTGAGAGCATCTCGGTCAGTGTTGATGGTGCCCTCCTTTGCTCTGTTGGGGAGGACCAGGCCATGAAAGTCTTTGACGTTGTCAATTTTGACATGATCAACATGCTCAGGTTGGG CTTCCACCCTGGTCAAAGTGAGTGGATCTACAATCCCGGAGATGCCATTTCCACGGTGGCCTGCTCGGAAAAATCCACCGGCAAGATTTTTGTCTACGACGGCCGAGGAAGCGGCGAGCCTCTCCACATGTTTGACAAGATGCACTCCTCGCCGCTGTCGCAGATACGGCTGAATGCCAAATTTCGAGTGGTCGTCTCCGCCGACAAAGCGGGGATGGTGGAGTACTGGACCGGGCTCCGCTCGGAATTCAAGTTCCCGAAACACGTGCAGTGGCAATACAAGACGGACACGGATTTGTACGACTTCGCCAAACATAAAACATACCCCACCAGCCTGGTGTTCTCCCCCGACGGGAAGAAAATGGCCACCATGGCGTCTGACCGTAAAGTCAGAATCTTCCGCTTTCTCACGGGGAAACTCATGAGAGTGTTTGACGAATCCTTAACG ATGTTCACGGAACTGCAGCAGATGAGGCAGCAGCTGCCCGACATGGAATTTGGCCGTCGAATGGCGGTGGAACGAGAGCTGGAGAAGGTGGACGGCATCCGACTCACCAACATCATCTTTGACGAGACGGGCCATTTCGTTCTGTACGGGACCATGCTGGGCATCAAGGTCATCAATGTGGAAACCAATAG GTGTGTGCGCATACTTGGGAAGCAGGAGAACATCCGCGTGGTCCAGTTGAGTCTCTTTCAGGGGGTCGCAAAGGCCATGCAAGTGGCACCCACCGTGGAGATGAAGGCCTCAGACAATCCCGCTTTACAGAATGTGGAACCGGACCCCACCGTGTTCTGCACGGCCTTCAAGAAGAACCGATTCTACATG TTCTCAAAGAGGGAACCCGAGGACACCAAGAGCGCCGACTCTGACCGAGACATCTTCAACGAGAAGCCCTCCAAGGAGGAGGTGATGGCCGCCACGCAGGCCGAGGGCCCCAAACGAGTGTCGGACAGCGCCATCATTCACTCCACCATGGGTGACATCCACATCAAGCTCTTCCCCGTAGA GTGCCCGAAAACGGTGGAGAACTTTTGTGTTCACAGCAGGAACGGCTACTACAATGGACACATCTTCCACAGAGTCATCAAG GGTTTCATGATCCAGACCGGAGACCCCACGGGCACCGGCATGGGCGGTGAGAGCATCTGGGGCAACGAGTTTGAGGACGAGTTCCACGCCACCCTGAGACACGATCGGCCATACACGCTCAGCATGGCCAACGCTGGCCCTGCCTCCAATGGCTCGCAGTTCTTTATCACAGTGGTGCCCACG CCTTGGCTGGATAACAAGCACACGGTGTTCGGAAGGTGCATCAAAGGCATGGAGGCCGTGCAGAGGATCTCCAACTCCAAAGCTCACCCCAAAACGGACAAGCCGTACGAGGACATCAGTATCATCAACATCACCATTAAATGA
- the LOC119131135 gene encoding fructose-1,6-bisphosphatase 1-like, protein MSEKGDFDTNVLTLTRFVLEEGRKAHGTGELTNLLNSICTAVKAISTAVRKAGIANLYGIAGSTNVTGDQVKKLDVLSNDLVINMLKSSFSSCVLVSEEDEHAIVVESDKSGKYIVCFDPLDGSSNIDCLVSIGTIFAIYKKTTDDAPNEKDALQPGRNLVAAGYALYGSATMLVLSTGQGVNCFMLDPAIGEFILVDRDVKIKKKGKIYSLNEGYAQHFYPDVTEYIQKKKFPEDGSAPYGSRYIGSMVADVHRTLVYGGIFLYPANTKSPKGKLRLLYECNPMSFIVEQAGGMATTGAGNILDIQPTNIHQRVPVVLGSPDDVQEYIAIYKKHHK, encoded by the exons ATGTCCGAGAAGGGAGACTTCGACACCAACGTGCTGACCCTCACCAGGTTTGTGCTGGAGGAGGGCAGGAAGGCCCACGGAACAGGCGAGCTCACCAACCTGCTCAACTCCATCTGCACGGCCGTCAAAGCCATCTCCACCGCTGTCAGGAAGGCCGGCATCGCCAACTT GTACGGTATCGCCGGTAGCACCAATGTGACGGGAGACCAGGTGAAAAAGTTGGACGTGCTGTCCAACGACCTGGTCATCAACATGCTCAAGTCATCCTTCAGCTCCTGCGTGCTGGTGTCCGAAGAAGATGAGCATGCTATCGTCGTCGAGTCGGACAAGAGC GGCAAATACATCGTCTGCTTTGACCCGCTGGACGGTTCCTCGAACATCGATTGTCTGGTCTCCATTGGTACCATCTTTGCTATCTACAAGAAG ACCACAGACGACGCGCCCAACGAGAAGGACGCCCTGCAGCCGGGGAGGAACCTGGTCGCCGCCGGTTACGCTCTGTACGGTAGCGCCACCATGCTGGTCCTGTCTACCGGGCAAGGTGTCAACTGCTTCATGCTTGACCCG GCCATCGGGGAGTTCATCCTGGTGGATCGAGACGTAAAAATCAAGAAGAAAGGGAAAATCTACAGCTTGAATGAAGGATACGCTCAGCATTTTTACCCTGATGTGACGGAATATATTCAGAAGAAAAAGTTCCCTGAG GACGGTTCTGCTCCATACGGCAGCCGCTATATCGGCTCCATGGTAGCAGATGTCCATCGCACGTTGGTGTACGGCGGCATCTTTTTATACCCTGCCAACACCAAGAGCCCAAAAGGAAAG CTGCGACTACTCTACGAGTGCAACCCCATGTCGTTCATCGTGGAGCAGGCGGGCGGCATGGCCACCACGGGGGCCGGCAACATTCTGGACATCCAGCCCACCAACATCCACCAGAGGGTCCCCGTGGTGCTGGGCTCGCCCGATGACGTGCAGGAGTACATTGCCATCTATAAGAAGCATCACAAATGA
- the trim23 gene encoding E3 ubiquitin-protein ligase TRIM23 isoform X2, producing the protein MAASAAGINKQGSLTSIEPCVRHGRAANGGTVKVLECGVCEDVFSLQGDKVPRLLLCGHTVCHDCLTRLPLHGRAVRCPFDRQVTELGDSGVWGLKKNFALLELLERLQNGATNQSGMAEDALKGMSECVIRCDEDESHTATMYCTVCATHLCAECSQLTHSTRTLAKHRRVPLADKPHEKTLCPQHQVHAIEFVCLEEACQPGPLMCCVCKEYGKHQGHKHVLLETEANQIRASILDMAHCIRTFTEEVSEYSRKLLGIVQQIEGGEQIVEDGIGMAHTEHVPGTAESARSCVRAYFADLHETLCRQEEMALSVVDAHVRERLIWLRQQQEDMTILLSQVSTACLHCEKTLQQDDCRVVLAKQEINCLLETLQKQQHQFTELADHIQLDAGIPVTFTKDNRVHIGPKMEIRVVTLGLDGAGKTTILFKLKQDEFMQPIPTIGFNVETVEYKNLKFTIWDVGGKHKLRPLWKHYYLNTQAVVFVIDSCHRDRLMEAHSELAKLLTEKELRDALLLIFANKQDVPGVVSVEEMTELLSLHKLCCGRSWHIQGCDARSGMGLHEGLDWLSRQLVAAGVLDVA; encoded by the exons ATGGCCGCCTCAGCTGCAGGAATAAACAAGCAGGGCTCCCTGACCAGCATAGAACCGTGCGTTCGACACGGCCGGGCGGCCAATGGAGGCACCGTCAAG GTGCTGGAGTGCGGCGTGTGTGAGGACGTCTTCTCGCTCCAAGGCGACAAGGTGCCCCGCCTGCTGCTGTGCGGGCACACCGTTTGCCACGACTGCCTCACCCGGCTGCCCCTGCACGGCCGGGCGGTCCGCTGCCCCTTTGACCGGCAGGTGACGGAACTGG GTGACTCTGGCGTGTGGGGCCTGAAGAAGAACTTTGCTCTTCTGGAGCTTCTGGAGCGATTGCAGAACGGTGCCACCAACCAGTCGGGAATGGCGGAGGACGCTCTGAAGGGAATGAGCGAG TGCGTGATCCGCTGCGACGAGGACGAGAGCCACACGGCCACCATGTACTGCACGGTGTGCGCCACCCACCTGTGCGCCGAGTGCTCGCAGCTCACCCACTCCACCCGCACGCTGGCTAAGCACCGGCGCGTGCCGCTGGCCGACAAGCCGCACGAGAAGACGCTGTGCCCGCAGCATCAGGTGCACGCCATCGAGTTCGTGTGCCTGGAGGAGGCCTGCCAGCCGGGTCCGCTCATGTGCTGCGTGTGCAAGGAGTACGGCAAACACCAAGGACACAAG CACGTCCTCCTGGAGACGGAGGCGAACCAGATCCGGGCGTCCATCCTGGACATGGCGCACTGCATCCGCACCTTCACGGAGGAAGTGTCAGAGTACTCCAGGAAGCTGTTAGGCATCGTGCAGCAGATCGAGGGCGGCGAGCAGATCGTGGAGGACGGCATCGGCATGGCGCACACGGAACAC GTGCCCGGCACGGCGGAGAGCGCCCGCTCCTGCGTGCGCGCCTACTTCGCCGACCTCCACGAGACGCTGTGTCGTCAGGAGGAGATGGCGCTGAGCGTGGTGGACGCCCACGTCCGCGAGAGGTTGATCTGGCTCAGGCAGCAACAGGAGGACATGACCATCCTGCTGTCCCAGGTGTCCACCGCCTGCCTGCACTGCGAGAAGACTCTTCAGCAG GACGACTGCAGAGTTGTGCTGGCCAAGCAGGAGATCAACTGTCTGCTGGAAACCCTTcagaagcagcagcatcagTTCACAGAGTTGGCCGACCACATCCAGCTGGACGCCGGCATCCCGGTCACCTTCACCAAGGACAACCGCGTCCACATCGGTCCCAAGATGGAGATCCGAGTGGTGACTCTGGGGCTGGACGGTGCTGGCAAAACCACCATCCTCTTCAAGCTCAAGCAGGACGAGTTCATGCAACCCATTCCCACCATCG GTTTCAATGTGGAGACGGTGGAATATAAgaatttgaaattcaccatCTGGGACGTTGGAGGAAAACATAAGCTGAGGCCATTGTGGAAACACTATTATCTCAACACTCAAG CGGTGGTGTttgtgattgacagctgtCATCGGGACCGACTGATGGAGGCGCACAGCGAGCTGGCCAAGCTGCTGACCGAGAAGGAGCTGAGAGATGCCCTGCTTCTCATCTTTGCCAACAAGCAG GACGTTCCCGGCGTCGTTTCCGTAGAGGAGATGACAGAACTGCTGAGCTTGCACAAGCTGTGCTGCGGCAGGAGCTGGCACATCCAGGGCTGTGACGCCCGTAGCGGGATGGGCCTCCACGAGGGTCTGGATTGGCTATCCAGGCAATTGGTGGCCGCCGGCGTCCTGGACGTGGCCTAG
- the LOC119131138 gene encoding growth arrest-specific protein 1-like, with the protein MESTAAWRCGVLVLVLGLCVGDKHNQKRLVCWKAILQCHSEAECLYAYEKYTHACASVLSGERRTCPRHCVTSLIQLNLTRGGSDLEDCDCALDPLCARAKRAIEQCLPRTRARLGCTHARRRCEEEPACRAVMLDFLSHCGRVFSVSGGQQCSSECRAAMVRMRDVPAARALETCVCDGEEWGFCEYVQISMKTFCKEGEEDGSGFSDWEDDDEYEDDDEDYHSRVDTTSARPS; encoded by the coding sequence ATGGAGAGTACAGCCGCGTGGAGATGCGGCGTGTTGGTCCTCGTCCTTGGGCTGTGCGTAGGCGACAAGCACAACCAGAAGCGGCTCGTGTGCTGGAAGGCCATCCTGCAGTGCCACAGCGAGGCGGAGTGCCTCTATGCCTACGAGAAATACACCCACGCGTGCGCATCGGTGCTGAGCGGGGAGCGCCGAACGTGTCCCAGGCACTGCGTGACGTCCCTGATTCAGCTCAACCTGACGCGCGGCGGCTCGGATCTGGAGGACTGCGATTGTGCTCTGGACCCACTGTGCGCCAGGGCCAAGCGGGCCATTGAGCAGTGCTTGCCGCGAACGCGCGCGCGACTGggatgcacgcacgcacggcgTCGCTGCGAGGAGGAGCCGGCGTGCAGAGCTGTCATGCTGGACTTCCTGTCCCACTGTGGGAGGGTGTTTAGTGTTAGTGGAGGCCAGCAGTGCTCGTCGGAGTGCCGCGCGGCTATGGTACGCATGCGCGACGTCCCAGCCGCTAGGGCGCTGGagacgtgcgtgtgtgacggCGAGGAATGGGGGTTTTGCGAGTACGTTCAAATCAGCATGAAAACGTTTTGCAAAGAGGGGGAAGAGGACGGCAGCGGATTTTCGGACTGGGAGGATGATGACGAAtatgaggatgatgacgagGATTATCACTCGCGCGTGGACACCACAAGTGCGAGACCCTCCTAA